The DNA window CTTCTTTGTTTTGCCTGGTTATCACCATTTACGTCAGCACTAGTGTCATTATGGAACCGTATTTCGGTACCCACTGGGGATGAAATGGTACTCTGTATAATACCGGACCGTTTTTGGCCTGGTTAATACTATTTACTGTACTTAAGCCTAGGTGCAATTTTGGAACCTGGTTTAGGTACCTATCCCTACTGTGTGTCACTGTGTGTTTCAAACCATTTTCATGTGTCAAGTGAAGTTGCACAAACCATACAATGAAACCCTTTGGCATTTGCATTGGTTGGCCTGCAAGCACTATATGTCacatttaatggaaaaaaaaaagataaacaggTTGGTTACGACCGTTGTCTCAGTTGCTAATGTTTTTGATGCGTCTTTGTAAGTCTGCCATTTATGTGCTTTTCAGGTTTGTTGAATGTAAAGATTGTGGAAGAAAAATGCACCAGATATGTGTCTTGCACTACGAGGTCATTTGGCCATCTGGGTGAGAAACCAAACCTGATCCAAAAATGATGAATGTACAATAATGCATATTGTCAGTGTGATTAAATTGTATTGTCCCACAATCATTATCATCAGATTCGTCTGTGACAACTGTTTGAAGAAGAGTGGCAAAACACGGAAAGACAACAAGTTCTCTGCAAAAAGTTTGTACCTTTTTCTTTGTTTGTCAAAGACCTCAGGTCTTTAAACCTtttttgttgtagtacatgtagTTTCAGTGACGTTCTTCATTCCTCTTCATTGTTGCTTTATCTTTTAAATGGTCTCACAAAATAtagataacacttttttttttcaaatgtttcattAGTGTCTCTTTGTGTTTGTTCACTATAGGACTACAGTCAACGCGACTGGGAATGTATATAGAGGATCGCGTCAATAAATTCCTTAAGAGACAGAACCATCCAGAGGCTGGAGAGGTGTTTGTGCGGGTGGTTGCAAGCTCTGACAAAACAGTGGAGGTTAAACCAGGCATGAAAGCTAGGTAAGAGCATGACTAATTAAGTTTTACAAAAGCTACAagtctttttttcttatttttatcaaactaatttgttttttattgtccAAAAGGGCAATGCTCAAGGTAATTAACGAACGATGAGGCAATTATtcatgtatttttaaaaagtaccagtcAATTCATCACATACACACAATGAGGACACTCAAGGAGAAAGCTTTTTTCCGCAAATCGACGGACTTTGGGTTTTTGCTACCTTTCCTAAAGGTTTGCCAACATTCAAACTCATTGTCACACAAGTGGAATTAATTCAGCCTCATATTACTTCCAAGTGAAAAGGTGGGAGATGTTataacatgtttgtgtgttaatgtgtttgtTAGCAGAATTATGCAAAAACTACAAATCTGATTGTTTTGGATTTGTACAATCATGAAAAACTTGGAAGTTGTGAAATTTTAAAATGCAATTTCCAGGCACTGAAAaagttatggaaaataatgttttcagAAATTTGGGAATTGTCATTGAAGTATATTTAATGTGATATTAATCTGAACAAAATCGATGTCTTATTTAAATGTAAATTGCTATGGACTGTCATACTTGATggtgtgtaaaatgtgtttagTTTAGTCTGCGTGAACGTGTGCCAAAAGTAGCCATAGTTGCTAGCAGCACAATACACACAGAGTTTATGATTGTTGATCATGTGGGAACAAGCAACACTACTAGTTTCCACAAAAACAAAGCACACACTCTTCAACATTTCTGCAAAAATTATGTTCTCATTGctgagatcaatcaatcaatcaatgtttatttatatagccctaaatcacaagtgtctcaaagggctgtacaagccacaacgacatcctcggtacagagcccacatacgggcaaggaaaactcaccccagtgggacgtcaatgtgaatgactatgagaaaccttggagaggaccgcatatgtgggtaaaccccccccccccctctctaggggatgCTATGGGCATTAAAATGTGTGAATTCATACAACGGTACTCATTCAAGTCATTCGAGGACACAAGCCCTCTTTTCGTCGCCGTATTCCCGGACAGCCCGATTGCAGCGAAATGTAACTGTGGTGAGAACAAGTGTGTCTATGTCTGTACTTCGGGCTTGCGGTGCACCGTAAAAGACTCCTGCTGTCATTAGTGTCCCAACAAACAGCGTATTGTATGTAGTGCTGTTTGACAAAAAACCCCAAAGTTGGTACAGTGCCTCCTGGTTGCCCGCAAAGGGATTTCTGGTGCACAAGCTCACATCTGCGCCAACTCGTGGTGGTTGTTTTATGTTTAATACGATTGTTCTCACCACCTTACGTAAATATTTAAAATCCAAAATGCTTCGCAATAATGCACAAAGTCAAAAACAATGGTGCACTTGCTAAAATTATACTTTAAATTGATATTCATACTATAGTCTTTCCACCTTGGTGGAGGTCCGTGCTTAAGCAAAGAAGTATTGGGAGATGTTACcttaatattacatttttaggCTTAAGGAAATTCTTAccaaaatatggaactaaatatCATCACACACGTGAAACTCTTTTGGAAGGCTTCATATGATGGGTGTATGTAGTCCATTTAATGCAAACTATATTTGCATTTCAAAAACGTACGCTATGACAACACATTTCTCATTTCAACTCACCTGTTAAAATAATTGTTGTCTGTTGATGATTTCAGATTTGTAGACACAGGTGAAATGCCTGAGACCTTTCCCTACCGAACCAAAGCACTTTTTGCCTTTGAAGAGATTGATGGCGTTGACGTGTGCTTCTTTGGCATGCATGTACAGGAGTACGGGTCTGAATGCCCATACCCCAACACTAGGTTTGTGCTACTTTTGTtcaattgattttatttattttagttcatgaaagtctttagaggtgggaggaagctggagtacccggagggagcccatgcagtcacggggagaacatgcaaactccacacagaaagatcccgagcccgggattgaatccaggaccttcgtattgtgaggcacatgcactaacccctgtgagaccccaaacaggacaagcggtagaaaatggatggatggatagttcatGAAAGTCTGCAGTGGAACATTTTTTGACTGCTTATGGGTCATGGATTTGTGCTACCTTTTCCTAAAGGTTCCCTTTAGGAAATGCTAACATTTTCTCTCCCCTTACTTTCTTTCAGACGAGTCTACATATCGTACCTTGACAGTATTCACTTCTTCAAACCTCGACTTTTACGAACAGCAGTGTACCATGAGATCCTCATCGGTTATCTAGAATATGCTAAGAAACTTGGGTAATTATCATACAATTACACTATGATTATCCTCCTGAGAGCCGGCgttctctgcagtggacatttgtgttttgcaaatCATGTCTGTCTTTGGCCAACATttcaactctgacaaaagaaaaagaccaaaaacaaatgtcctctGCTGAGGTTGCTGGTTATTTGTAGGACAAATATTTTGTTCACGTCAACAGCAGTTCTCAGGTCTAACCTTTCTTTCTATCTGTGCTTCTGAAGCTATGCTCAAGGTCACATTTGGGCCTGTCCACCAAGTGAGGGGGATGACTACATTTTCCACTGCCACCCTCTTGAGCAGAAGATTCCTAAACCTAAGAGACTCCAGGACTGGTATCGGAAGATGCTAGACAAAGCTTTTGGAGAAAGGATCTTGCACGACTATAAGGTGAGCAAATCTTTAGAGTGGAGTATATACAAATAAACTTACTTCAGTGATATGTTTAAATTATAACTGTCAAACATCTAAACATTTTAATCTGACCAAACATATTTGCTGTGGGTTAATTTTGATTTATCACAACTAAATATCTTCCATTTGAATCTATATTAATCGTGTTTCTGTTTACATTAACAAAGAGAATCAAGGAAAAAAAACGGTATCTATATGCGCTTTTTGGTCATTTGTTTAACACTTTCAACATGTTTATGTTAACATAAAAAGTTGTGTTTTTCTAAACAAACTTTTATCCACATTGATGTAGACTCCTCAAGCTCGTTTGCACTACAGCTGGGTTAattggatattttttttaaaattcagatgagTGTGTGTTTAATCTGCATTAAATCATTATTTATAACAGACTTAgtaaaatgtaataatgtgttccagtgatGTGCTGTCAGGGTAGgcaaacacccgaataagtttttcaacttgtttaagtcggggtccacgtaggGGTCCTTTGAGCGTGTGCGTGCCAGGGTGCGCGTGCATGTTGCCACGGGGAAGAGGCAGGCCATGAGGAAGCAAGTACCTATGCCTCAAGgtagggggcgatatattgtCAACTTGCAGTTCAGTGCCTCTgcagtactctgactcgccacactggGCGAAATGGGGGTGCTCAAGCTAGCAGACACATGTCTCTCCAGCGGAAGacagacttcttttttttttaaactgtacttataacaaacatggcatttttattagactaagccagcgtttgtgggtgtttttgtcagatgcaaaaatattgttttattgcttggaatgaaattgaattaaatgaatgtgtctgccaatatagaggattatatactgtatccaagattaaatacttctctaaactggactttaagacaaaattaatgtgatcatacaaagtagGTTTTAATGGAGGATagctattgctgcttcagatacaaatacagaaaggtaagatacactcacaatacttgatttgttttgttaaaagcaaatgggaccaaaatgtatttaataacaactttatcaaatactttttggacccatttatcatatcataatatcattatgataaCGTTTTTATGAAAGCGAATGACTCCCTTCTTTATCCTGTTactctaatgtgcaacctaaatcaacaatgattagagctgcacatatgaatttaagtaaaaaaaaaagaagagaaaaaacctCAAAGTATCTATGCCCCACCTGGTGTTtagttcaccgcacgtcactgatgtgtTCATATAAATAACGGAAAGTAACATGCAATATGAGGCTAAGTATTGTCTATTGTCCATTTTACATGGGTTGTGTGCAAATGTATTTGAACACTACAGTACatgataaattaaaaatacaaatgcaTTTTGTCTTCTGTTTAGGATATTTTCAAACAGGCAACTGAGGACCGTCTAACCAGCGCCAATGAGTTGCCCTACTTTGAAGGTGATTTCTGGCCTAATGTGCTAGAAGAAAGCATCAAGGAGctggagcaggaggaggaggaaaggAAGAAAGAAGAAAACACTGCGGCCACGGAAACTCCTGAGGTGCGTGTCACCATTCTTCTGTGATTATTTACTTGTTCTACTGTTTAATTCATTACATCTTTAAAAATAATTGCATTAGCAACACTATCCCTATAGTTGTGCATCCACCACTGGTATTTGTTTTTTTCATCTGTAGTGCAGTTTTCTTTGACCTTTTAGATTTTGTACGTTTTGTAAACCGCCTGGTATATAGGCTGAATCAAGTAATCTCTACAGTGAGTACAAGTGTTTCCAATTGTATGTTAATTTCAGGGTACTCCAAGTGACAGCAAAAATGCTAAGAAGAAAAACAACAAGAAGACCAATAAAAACAAGAGCAGCTTGAGCCGAGCCAACAAGAAGAAGCCTGGAATGCCGAACGTAGCTAATGATCTGTCCCAGAAGCTTTATGCCACCTTGGAGAAGCACAAAGAGGTCAGacttgtttagttttttactatttacagCTAAATTAAGAGTTTTTGACTAAGACCACGTGTTTTAATTCTGTGCATGGATTTGGATTTATTGTTGCATGTAATTAAACAGTTCATTGATTGAGTATAGTATATAGCTGTTTCTCTAAGGGTTTCTTTATTTGCTATAGGTCTTCTTTGTAATCCACCTACACTCTGCTCCCATGATCAACACCTTGCATCCCATCATTGACCCTGACCCCCTGCTCTCCTGTGACCTAATGGATGGCCGGGATGCTTTCCTGACTTTGGCCAGGGACAAACATTGGGAGTTCAGCTCTCTCAGGCGGTGCAAGTGGAGTACAATGTGCATGCTGGTTGAGCTGCACAATCAGGGACAGGACCGCTTTGTCTACACGTGCAACGAGTGCAAGCACCATGTAGAGACACGCTGGCACTGCactgtgtgtgaggtgtgttccCATTTTGACATATCTACTTTTTAGTACTGTCAAAAAGTAATTTTCTCACTGAATGTCCATTAGATTACAAAGAAAATTATATGGAAAACTATTAGTGCTGAATGTTCATaatgtttttcattttatttaccaTGTTTTCGTCTTTCCTTTTTTTTGCAGGACTTTGATCTTTGCATTAGTTGTTATAACGCAAAGGGCCATGAGCACCAGATGGTGAAATGGGGTCTAGGCCTGGATGATGACAACAGCCAGGGTGGTGAGGCTTCGAAGAGTCCACAGGAAAGCCGACGTTTAAGCATCCAACGTTGCATCCAGTCTCTTGTCCACGCTTGTCAGTGTCGCAATGCTAACTGCTCTCTGCCGTCCTGTCAGAAGATGAAAAGAGTGGTGCAGCACACAAAGTGCTGCAAACGGAAAACCAACGGTGGCTGTCCTGTATGCAAACAACTTATTGCTTTATGCTGTTACCATGCAAAAAACTGTCAAGAGAACAAGTGTCCTGTCCCGTTCTGCCTGAATATCAAGCACAAGCTTCGCCAGCAGCAGCTTCAACACAGACTTCAGCAGGCTCAGTTGATGAGGAGAAGAATGGCTACCATGCAAGGCAGAACAATGCCGCTACCGTCCCCACCTGCATCAGCTGCTCCAAGTACCCCCACTTCCCATGCCACGCCCAACACACCTCAGACACCACAGCAGCCACTCTCCAATCAGCCTCTGATCCCCAACTCAACAGGAGGCATGTCTCCTTCTTTCCCCAATGCACCTCGCAAAGGACAGCCTCAAGCAGCTGTGTCCCAGGGTAAGCCAGGGCCCCATGCCTCTCCTCTACATCAGCAGCAATCCCCTGTACCACAGCCAACTCAGCCACAGCAAATACAACAGCAGCCTCCCCTGGCTGCTGTCAAAATGGCACGGCACATCGAATTGATGGCCCAGGCCCAACAGAACCAGCAAAACTACCTGGTCAACATGAACGGCTTGCCCATGAATCCCCAGCAGCCTCAACAGCGCATGACGGGACCAATGCAACCACCTATGCAGATGGTACCGGGGCCTAGGGGACCACAAGTCATGCAACCAAACATGGCCCCAGGTCAATGGCCTGGCGCTTCAGGGCCCATGCAGGCAACACAGACTCAACAACCAGGCCTTGTCCCAGGCCAGACCCCACCACAGCCCATGACCTTGCAGCGAGCCATGATGACCCCAGGACAGCAGCCTCAGGGTCAGAGAATGCTCATACCACAGCAACCTGGTGCACGGCCTCAGGCACCACAAAGATCTGGTGCTATAGCCCCCAATGCCCTCCATGATCTTCTTCGCACTCTCAAGTCTCCTAGCTCGCCCGAGCAACagcaacaagttctcaacatccTCAAATCCAACCCACAGCTCATGGCTGCTTTTATCAAACAGCGAACAGCCAAGTATCACGCCAACCAACCACAACAGCAGCAACCAGGTCAACAACAGCCGCCTGGTTTGCCCACAATGCAGGCGCTGGCCATGCCAGGAGGAACTGTGCAAAGACCAGGAATGCCATCTCAACAGCCCCAGCAGCCTCTGGCTCAGGGTATGGCAGCGTTGGGGCCTCAAGGACAGCTCATGAACACAGCACATACCAACCCACAAATTCAAGAGCTCTATCGCCGGCAACTcttgagacaacaacaacaacaacagcagcagcagcaacagggGGTGATGCCACAGGGCCACCCCAGCCAGTTCCCCACGCAGGCACAGGGTACAGCAACTACGTACTCTCAGCTCCGCatacaacagcagcagcagcagcagcagcagcagcagcagcagcagcagattcAAGCCATGCAAGCAGGAGCAGGCGGAGGGCCCATCGGGCAGCTCCCATCTATGGCACAGATGGCACAGCCTGGCATGGGAATAGACCCTTCTCAGAATCTGCTACATCAACGCATgcttcagcagcagcagcagcagcagcagcaacaacaactTCCGCAGCAGCAGGCCGTCCTCAAGCAGATGGGCTCTCCTGCCCAGCCTAGCCCCATGAGCCCCCAGACCCACTTGCTTGCCGGTCAGGGTGGGCCACATCTCCCCGGCCAGCCCACACTAGTCAACAGTCTCAGCAACCAAGTGCGCTCGCCTGCGCCAGTTCAATCCCCCTGTCCGACCTCACAGCCACCGCCACATTCCAGTCCCTCGCCGCAGATTCAGAACCAACCGCAGCCGTCGCCGCAACACCCGCCTCCGTCTCACTCAATTTCTCCCCATCCAGGACTCGGGGGCCCTTTGTCAGGGTCCTTAGAACAGGCACACTTGGGCACACCAGAACAAAGCGCCATGCTACCGCAGCTTAACCC is part of the Entelurus aequoreus isolate RoL-2023_Sb linkage group LG22, RoL_Eaeq_v1.1, whole genome shotgun sequence genome and encodes:
- the LOC133639201 gene encoding CREB-binding protein-like isoform X3, translated to MQQPQQQAAMLPVASGGGMAVSSAGPTADPEKRKLIQQQLVLLLHAHKCQRREQANGEVRACDLPHCRTMKNVLNHMTHCQAGKSCQVAHCASSRQIISHWKNCTRHDCPVCLPLKNASDKRTQQPMSSPNAALQNPMSAVGGGQSSAPSINTSTPIDPSSMQRAYAALGLPYSSQATGHAPPQQTPGSGLPTGAQNAQAQQMRTINALGNQKSLAGATIGVTTSEQTNLHTDSLPNTLNTNNQLLSDGLAVGTMSNLPTAAPISATGTRKAWHEHVTQDLRNHLVHKLVQAIFPTPDPAALKDRRMENLVVYARKVEGDMYESANSRELEEKRRSRLPKQIINQAPMTTQGTQQPCLPQPNTLGPRPQNGPVPLPNMPNQIINRMQVSQGINQFNHMALPNTQMSQATMGTRAASPMAHPQQMNMSSVPAVGMSPSRMPQAQGMIASHNSGNMVGQTANQGQFMAQTQFPPGSTAVSAIGAMNVTLTPSMGQPQAQAAVTQQQQQSANPPMNALGPSLGTQLVSSQTPLLSTPPPAASSASTAGAVTNPPFPQSSSRSATPTQSGLASTQGATPPCPTQPQTQVELPSTAQTQPPPQPFTQPPTTPLSQPGTSLDNRVPTPASAASADLHSQHATADLPPTEVKVEAHQDPQEFGHTGGKHEIKMETNEDSSTSSTKKEEPHMKQEPMEVEEKKLELKTEPKEEEAEGTNRTSSSSPSRKKVFKPEELRQALMPTLESLYRQDSESLPFRQPVDPMLLCIPDYFDIVKNPIDLSTIKRKLDTGQYQDPWQYVDDVWLMFNNAWLYNRKTSRVYKCCSKLAEVFEVEIDPVMQSLGYCCGRKYEFSPQTLCCYGKQLCTIPTGGTYFSYQNRYHFCEKCFNEIQGESVTLGDDPAQPQTMISKDQFEKKKNDVLEPEPFVECKDCGRKMHQICVLHYEVIWPSGFVCDNCLKKSGKTRKDNKFSAKRLQSTRLGMYIEDRVNKFLKRQNHPEAGEVFVRVVASSDKTVEVKPGMKARFVDTGEMPETFPYRTKALFAFEEIDGVDVCFFGMHVQEYGSECPYPNTRRVYISYLDSIHFFKPRLLRTAVYHEILIGYLEYAKKLGYAQGHIWACPPSEGDDYIFHCHPLEQKIPKPKRLQDWYRKMLDKAFGERILHDYKDIFKQATEDRLTSANELPYFEGDFWPNVLEESIKELEQEEEERKKEENTAATETPEGTPSDSKNAKKKNNKKTNKNKSSLSRANKKKPGMPNVANDLSQKLYATLEKHKEVFFVIHLHSAPMINTLHPIIDPDPLLSCDLMDGRDAFLTLARDKHWEFSSLRRCKWSTMCMLVELHNQGQDRFVYTCNECKHHVETRWHCTVCEDFDLCISCYNAKGHEHQMVKWGLGLDDDNSQGGEASKSPQESRRLSIQRCIQSLVHACQCRNANCSLPSCQKMKRVVQHTKCCKRKTNGGCPVCKQLIALCCYHAKNCQENKCPVPFCLNIKHKLRQQQLQHRLQQAQLMRRRMATMQGRTMPLPSPPASAAPSTPTSHATPNTPQTPQQPLSNQPLIPNSTGGMSPSFPNAPRKGQPQAAVSQGKPGPHASPLHQQQSPVPQPTQPQQIQQQPPLAAVKMARHIELMAQAQQNQQNYLVNMNGLPMNPQQPQQRMTGPMQPPMQMVPGPRGPQVMQPNMAPGQWPGASGPMQATQTQQPGLVPGQTPPQPMTLQRAMMTPGQQPQGQRMLIPQQPGARPQAPQRSGAIAPNALHDLLRTLKSPSSPEQQQQVLNILKSNPQLMAAFIKQRTAKYHANQPQQQQPGQQQPPGLPTMQALAMPGGTVQRPGMPSQQPQQPLAQGMAALGPQGQLMNTAHTNPQIQELYRRQLLRQQQQQQQQQQQGVMPQGHPSQFPTQAQGTATTYSQLRIQQQQQQQQQQQQQQQIQAMQAGAGGGPIGQLPSMAQMAQPGMGIDPSQNLLHQRMLQQQQQQQQQQQLPQQQAVLKQMGSPAQPSPMSPQTHLLAGQGGPHLPGQPTLVNSLSNQVRSPAPVQSPCPTSQPPPHSSPSPQIQNQPQPSPQHPPPSHSISPHPGLGGPLSGSLEQAHLGTPEQSAMLPQLNPPNRGVLNSDLSMVGDATGDTLEKFVEGL